Genomic segment of Malania oleifera isolate guangnan ecotype guangnan chromosome 7, ASM2987363v1, whole genome shotgun sequence:
TCATGGAACTATCATGTTCAAAATATTCTAATATATCCTCCACACTAGTTTATAATGTTGTCAACTTGACATCAAGAGAATCATGGTGATATTGTTGCCGATTTTCTACTCAATTCTAAGAGGGTCCAGCGAGTCGAGCAACATTAGCTAGAAAATGAATTGCTTAGGTATGCAGGAAAGGAACAAAAATCTTGAAAATTGAATACAACAAGCTCATTTTGGTCGTTTGCTCAGACCACGGAAGGTGGCTTTAAATGCAAGAGTAATACAAGTATACAACATACTCTTTGGTCATTTGCTGACATTAAGGCTACATTTGTTGACAGAATgtttattcctaggaatagaatgGAATAGATGAAAAATGTAAAAGGAACTTGTATAGGTATTAGTAATTTAGAATCAAGTCACTCATGCAAATGCTTGCATCGTCCCATGAACATATAACAGGAATAAACATTTTGTGGAATTTTGGGAGTAGTCATTCATTGTCTATTCCATCTTTTAAAGATATATAAAAAGTTTTGCATTGTGAAGAAAATACATCTTTTGAAAGCCATCAAATCCTTAAATtatgattgttttattattaggAACAGACATGCCAAAAACCAAATTAACTTAAATTCTTGATGGTTGGCCCTCACTTTTAGCTCATTCCACGATAATTATTTTGTGAGGTTCACATCCAGTCATACACTTTTCTTGATATTTTcaacaaagaaaaaggaaaaatagggGGTAACTACTTTAGATCACCAAATTTGAAATTTGGTACATATGCAAACATATCTtatgaaaatatctttcaaagtCCATAAAACTAGCTAATTGTATTTTCTTTGCTCTTGAGAATATTGTTGCcttcaattgaataattaaataaataacagATTCTAACGATAAACAAGTGTTATAAGctattatttttgtaaaatccatCAACAATTGAGACTCAGAGAAAAAATTGGACAATCTTGAATCATGGGACAGCACACTACAAAATCAAGGCTAACACACATAAATCCATTTATTCCAATTTGCTCCCTAAAGGTTAAAACTAAATCAATAATCCAATTACTATCCAATGGCCtaagccctctctctctctctatgtcctAATGCCTTCAACTTGAGTCAAAACATTACTCATTAACACAAGCTTTGCTCTCCCTTTGACATGACCAAATATATTCAGTTGATTTATCGTCCTACTAGCTTTAAGAATATAGCTATTTTAAACACCATCCTTTTTCATCCAAGTAACCCATCCATCTCAACATCCTCATCAGTTGGATTCATTCACTACACTTCCCATACCTTACCCACTCAGCATTATACCATAAGACAACTGGTTTTCCACCTGTTTGACAGGGATTCTAACTCACACTCTCTTGCAACTAGGCCAAGCTACCAGATATGGAAGGTCAAACATTAGGGCTCTTAAATCTTTGTCTATAAATGCGAGTCCTAGATTTCCATTCTAAATTCCTAAATGAAACAACATATATTTCAAAGTGTATCCCATCCTTCAAATTTAATAACAATTCCTTAACTCATCTATTGAAAGTTGAAACTGTGTTGACATAAAGAACACACACTATAATAAATTTCCTTGTGCATACCCAAGCAACTCATCATTGGCAATCCTGAAGGTAGCATATTTCATTATagagaaatgaaataaaataatcgTCAACCCTTGAGTATTTAATTTGTTGGTTAAAATGCCACTAAGCCCTGAAAAAAGTAACTAAAAATTTCCATCAGAAATAAGCAAACACATAATGCACATCTAATTACGAGAACACTCATTCGGACAACAGAATTGCTAGAATTCTTAATGTTGTTTAATACTAATCTCAACCTTTCTAagagtataaaaaaaatataaagtaaCTGGGCAAAGTCAACGCACCTCTTCAGACGTCCATTGCCTCAATTTCTCAGCCTGGACGGTAACACTTCTTAAAAACATCATGTGCTTTATAGTTTGATCTAACAAACAGTCAATGCTACACTGCATTTGCATATAACAGAGCAaatatttcattaataaaaaaaatggaaattggaGGAATTCAAAAAGACATCAACTAGAAACACTTTCATAATAACAACATAACACTAACCCTAACTATACCCACCTTTGCACCATTAGGGACTAGCTCCCTTAGCTCCTTGACCCGATCTTGGATCATTTGTCTATCCCTTGGTCTTGGCTTGTGGCTAGCACCAGTTTTGGCCTTTATTTTTTTGACATTATACAACTTCTTAGACTGCGCAAGCCCATGCCTCTTCTTTTGTGGCTCTTCATCAATCAATGTGCTCACCATACTCTTAAATGAAGAGGCCGAAATTGAAGAATTAGAAGAAGGATTTCTACCACTGGCAACAAATGCCGATGTGACTTGACTCTCTGGAACATAATCATCTCCCATCAATGAACCTCCTTCAGATTGACTGTTGGGCTGGGAATTAGCAAATTGACCCAACAAGCTAGTAGAAGGCCAAATTTTATTCACTCTATTAGATGTAGCACCATCTGAACCACCATTTATATTGGCAACAACAGCTTCCAATAGATGTTTGCCATCACCCCTTTCAGTAAACCATTCGCTTGATTCCAAGGCTAATGGTTTTATGCCCTTATCAAGATCTTTATTGTTGATCAAACTTGAGCTACTGCATGCATCCTCACCAAATACCAATGATTCCTGCAAGTATCCATTGATCTGTCTATGGAATGCTGGTTCAAGTGCTTTGTGAAGCTCACAATATGTGGGAAAGTTGAAAGAATTGCTCACTTTTCTATAGCAGGCCTCACCAGCAACCTTGCTTCCATATGATTCTTCCATCATATCTCCACcataataaaaattcaaattttcagtAGAGGACTCCCCAAACATTGCCAAGTTGTAGTTGCTACATTCAGAAAATGCATGGAATTCTTCTTCGAGACAAGACAATTTGAACATGCTACTTCCCATCACCTCAGACTCTGAAGCATTAATGAATTGATTTAGAAGAGTTGAAACTTCAGTAAAACTCACTGATAACAcatcaaaattattttttctaggACTTCCAATAATTTCTGGTGCATTTTCAGATTGTACATCTTGTCGTATGAACAGCGGGGCAACTAGATTTTTAGTTGAAAATTCATTAGCTGTTTGTTTGATACCATCAGCAACCTTCATGTCTTCACATTGCATTCCATTCAATAAGCTAGTAGTGGTATCTGAAAGCTTATCTAGGCTTCCTACCATAACAGACATTTGTGATGATGGAGGCTGAGCTTGGATGGCATTGAAACTTTCCTTGATATAACCAACCAGAGCCAGATCTTCAGCAACCTGATGCCTTGAAAGGAAGTGAATCAAACATAAGACATACAACAAACTAAAAAGCTAAAAATACAGAGAGATGCATGAGCATGCACACACACTTGAGGTAAAACAATTATCAAACAGACTCTTTGTCCTCTCTGTTTCCATTTAATTGGTTTATGCAGACAGAAAGAGAGACAGGGATGGGAAGTATCAACCACTCTGACAAAGATTTCCACTGTAGCCTACGCAAATCATTGACAGTATAACATGATCACATGAATTACAGAAGCTATAAGTCACATCACTAGGTATTCAGATGGACTGGATGCCATGAATCCTATATCCATGACACTAAGAACATCCTTGTAATCACAAGGCTTACAGTGTTGTGGTTGACCAATACCATCCTTGACATAATTACAAAAGGCTTACAGTACCATGGTCAATGAATGAAATATGGAACTGCTAGGTGCTGACTGCTAATGCCAGCAAGATCATGGTTTTAGAATCCTCTATCTAaaataatcactaatttttctaaataaaataaaacaaccaCCCTAACCAATGCATACGCACCATTTCTAATGAGCCAAGCTGCACAACTCCATGTGGAACAACAGGTACCAGCAAAATAGTCTGCATGAGTTCATATTTATAAATCATAATCAGTGTTAAATCCATCTGGAAGTAAAGCTTATGGACTACAACTGGCTAAGCATGCCAGACAGTTGGATGTGCATATGCATCAACACAATGATACTGGGCCAAGTTAGCATGTTATGGAAGAATTTGGAGACCAAGTTACCTTAATACCCGCAGCAAACTGAAGTAGCCATTCATTGGGATACTGCAAATGGATAGAATTGCATTAGTACGGTATTtggcaaaataatttttttaactgTAATCTATACTTTTCAGATATAACAATCAAAACAAAAGATAGAAGAGTCACCTTCGAAAAGAACTTGGAGCTGAATTCTTCAGAAAATGTACCGTCATATAAAACCCAACAATGGCTTCCCGAATAAGCCACTCCACCAACCAGCCTGGTTCATATAAGAAATTCCACATTAAATTTTTTACCTCAGAACTTTGTTTCCTGTACATTGCATGAACGGAGCTCAAGTTCTGCCTAAAGTGTTTAGCTCATGGTTACAGGCCCTTTCTCATAAAAACACATACACAGAGATGTCACGGACCTAGGGGTTGATTGAATCCAGTTGTTGCAGGCTGTTCAGGCTAATATGACAAGAACAGTAACTGAAGTTCATGGTGATCGCTCAAGCAATGAATTGGGCACAAGGAGTGCTGTCATTGATCAGAAGTTTCTACActtgcatatatatatgtgtgtgtgtgtgtgtgtgtgtgtgtgtgtgtgtgtgtagagagagagagagagatggcagcTATTTTTCAAAGTGACAATTTGCAGCAATGCCTACAAGGATGTTTCAAGCCAAGGCATGAGAAAAATGTCCCAATGTTCAACTCTCCAAAGCTGCAACTCCAAAGTAAATTAAGCATTTTAGTGGCCAAACATCCCTCAACAGAGCTTCCACAGCCAGGAAACTGGAGGAAATGGTGATTTAATTGCATTATAGTGGGCATAACAAAACCCATACTAAAAATGGCAGTTAGAATGCTAAAAGACCTCTCCAGGAAGTTAGGTGGATCAGAAGTCCGACCAAATCAGACAGTCTCAGTGGAACTGGAAGTCCAACAAATTATTCAGAATTTAAGCTTCTAGCGATCAGTCAACTGCTCTTTTGAGTAAACTACTAGATATAAGAATATGTACACACCTATTAGAcaaaaaaatctaattttatCCACCAAAGCCTCCATTGAAGGATTTATCACCCAACAGGTGGCAGCTATTCTAAATGTTAATTATGTATTTTAGGAGTTGAACTTTCTTAAGCAGAACTTCCACAGCCAGGAAACTGTAGGAAGTGGTGATTTAATTGCATTATAATGGGTATAACAAAACCCATTGTAAAAATGGGCAGTTACCCATGTTAAAAAACCTCTCTAGGAAGTTATGTGGATTGGAAGTCCGACCAAATCAGATAGCCTCAGTGGAATTGGAAGTACAGCAAATTATTCAGAACTTAAAGCTTCTGAAGATCAATTAATTGCTCTTTTGGGTATGCTCCTAGACATAAGAATATGCCTGCTCCTGTTAGCCAAGAGAGCTTTTTTTATCCAATCATTCTTTCAACTTTTTGCACCCATTCTCTCATAATCCGGTGAATGTGTTGAAGGATCCGTGGGGGTTCTTCAAGGTGTCAGGTTTGAATCTCGAAAAGGGTGGGATGGGAGATGAGCTACCTCCAGCTGTGTAGTCCTAGCCTAGTGTGGAGCTTCAATCAGCCATGTATAGTTTTACAATAGAACACAGGTGTgtttgagtgtgtgtgtgtgtgtgtgtgtgtgtatatatataatattatagtaGAACACAGGCAAAAGTACAAAATTTACACAATTTCTTATGATAAAGATCAAGCAAAGAAGTGTACCCCTCTCCCAATGTGTACTGAAGGCATGTCATATCAGCCAATGTCAGTCCAACAGGATATCCACTGGAATTTCTGTCACGTGCACTTCTTTCATAGTTTGTTGAATGCATCTCATTTCCATTGTTGAATAGTTCATCAGAGACAATTTCGATGAATTCTCCTCTCTTTGGATAATCATGATACCCGTCTTCCCACGtcaaaatcctttttttttgggggggggggggggggaaggaaaCCAGCATCAATGTAGGCTCATCAAGAAGTATAATTTATTACATGATAATAATTTACCGCACAAATtagtttaaaagaaaaaatgtggGGCCCGGAGGGGTGTAGTACATGTTTAGCAACCTAGAATTATCCtcaacatattttattttgaaaagtcaTTGTACCTAGCAAAGCAAAGGTACTTCTTTGCAGAGGAAGGAGTAAACAGGAGGCTATCTCCAACACATGAATCCATAAGTGACTTGGACGATAAAATACTAAACCTTTACTTATGCTATTGGAGGAAAATGAAGTGACAAACAATGAGATGAATTTTGGCAACTATCCCTAAGATTCACATGCTACACCAACCATTGCTTCCATAAAATTATTGACATAAACTTTGGAATCTCCCAAATATAGGCAAGGATTCATCCATAAccatacccctagaatacaatAGGTATCACATGGGCATTAATGCTCCATCTTGACTTTTTACCTCGCAaaaattctttgacctcttgtcTTGTATGTATCACAAAGAGCCTTGAATATATTCATTTCATTGGAAATTCCACTTATGAGAGTTGTCCCACATCAAAAAAAGAGTGGAGGAGGAGTGGCTTATACACAAAAAGGCCCAAGATCTAACGAATTAAACATTTCAATTGAGTTGGTACTCACCTATGTATATCAAACCCATCTATGAGGTTTCCCCCAGTGTTAACAAGTGAAATAAGAGTCAATGGTTTGTTAATATTAATCAATTCTTATGATGTTATAATAGTTGGGGGACAAAGTGTGTGATCAAAGCCAATAAGAATTTCTAAGGCCACATAAATAGCTCCAAGTGAGATCAAGACATGAAAGGTAGGAATGATGTTAAAGGCATGTGGACTACAAATTAAGGGACACAGATATAAGAGTTAGGCCCACTCATACAACTATCATAGACCTCCCAAGGGCTGCAGGGGGAATCGGCCAATCAGGGGCTGCTAGGGACTTAAGTAATTagagattgttgaaaatttcacttgtgagaGTTTTCTAACATAAAAAAAGAGAGTGGAAGAGGTGTGGCTTAATACATGGATAGGCTTAAGACCGGCTTAAGCATTTTGGTCAAGTTGGCACTAGCCTGTATTTATCAAGCTGGCTCACAAAGACTCCCTAGTGCTAATACACTTAATTGAAAGCTAATGACATCTCATGCTAACGGGAAAACCAAAAGTTCTACGTGTCCTAACCATCTCCAACATAAATATGCAAACTAGGACCAACACAACCACACCACATGGAAAATTTTACAAACCATTCTCAACTGACCATGTCAATAGAATTCCATCATTAACCCCTTAAAAGCATAAATACAAAGAATCGAGAACTCATGAATAGATGAAACGGGGCTTGGCACAATAAACACCAATATATTACATTCCTCAAAACTAGTACAGAGGATATTTTCGTATTAAACACAAACCCATAAGTAAAGGAGTTTAGAAAGATCTTACATTTCAGTCTGGTTCTTAAGCTTCCAAAATACGGCATATGTCCAATGTGAATTATCACAGAGACTTTTCAGCAAATGTCTCAGTGCAGTAGTTCCCATATCTTTATCTATGATGTGAAGTAAAATCTGTCTAGTACAACAATTAACTCAATCAAATTACACTACAACCATCACTAGCTGCCCCGGTATGATCCTCGCCCAGCCTGTTTTATGCGCAATCCTGCTCTACGTTTTATTGGTGGCCCCGTCGAAATTAATAGTAATCTGCCCATACTTAAACTCCCTCTCAGGAATAACACGACTCGAAAGCACAAGCAGTTTAAAGAGGGCAAAAAGCAGCAGGGACAGAAGGCTTCAGGAGTTCGACCTTTTGGAATGACTTGTCCATGAAATTGCAACTAATCAAACGAAGGTCTGCGATATCAAATGGCAGACAACACAATGAACACCAGAAACTTCAAATCAGAAACCCTATCCTCGCCGCACACTTGACTTCACAAAATCATAAACAGAACTCTGCCTCAATTCGTTTTTATGGTCAAAAGCTATAACCCGAAACGAACCAAACCTTCGAGAATGATGTTCTCCTCGTCTGCAAATCAACTATAACCAGTCAGTAAGCGGTAACTTTTCGCATCCACAGCAACAGCAGCCGCAGCTCGTATTTCTGTTACTCAAGAAAACACAGAAACCAACTGACAATCAGTTGAATGCGCCTAATTGAAGCAAACTCAGTTTGGTTACTAAGAAAATAAGGGAAAACCAACCAAACTGATACACTCATTTCctctattcaaaaaaaaaattctcattccTAATACAAACTTGTTGGCTTTGAGCTTCCCGTTCTCTCGAAGCCGAAAAACAACAAATAAAACAGGGAAAAACAAAAGACTCTGAGCCCGGTTCTACACTATTCTCCTCCGTTCTCTCTCAGCAGCCAAACAGAAAATGAGCAAAACACACCGACAAGAACAAAATCACAACCAAAAGTAGATTGTTTCCGCTGTCTTACCTCTACTCAAACACTTTCATATTCGTTCGACTCCATAACCATACACGCACAGATCTGCATACAACATCCAGATAGAGACTCGAGACGGAGAGAGAATCGAGTGGCAAAATAAGCTTTTGCACCTCCTCTGATCTCACCGGCAGCAACCAGCAACCGAAGCATTCATATATAATGCCGCCCGCGACTGCACCGGTTACCGCCGCGACCGGTGCCACCGGACTCCAAATCCACCCCGAGCTGGATTTCATAATTGGTTGGGGGCCGCAGCGGGACGGTGGGCCCGCGCACTGGTTGGAGTTTGCGCAGGAAAGTGGAGGGTCGTGGGCACGCGGCGACGAGGCGCGTGGGTACAAATCGTTGTCGGGAGGGATGGAGGGAGAGGGACGGACGTTGGTGAACCCTTTCAAACTCGAAGTGGCCCCAACGGCCTCTACTTATTGAATTGTCTGCGCATATGACATAATTCAAGTTTATCAATGACTAACAAAGATATAAAAATTGTCTTCTTTGTCAACAATTACATTAATATTTTTCACTAATTTCTTTTGAGGTTTGCTCAAattttactggcccacaatgaagAAGAACGCGATTGAGCTCATCAAACGATGCGATAAATGTCAAAGATCCATAATAGTACCACACGTACCCTCTAGTCTACTCTTCcctctaaccagtccctgcccTTTCGCACAGTGGGGGATAGACATCCTCGGACCTTTGCCATAGACAACCGGCCAAAAAAAATttttgttggtagcaatagattatttttactaagtgggtagaggtcgaACATCTggccaccataacagagcggaaCATTATGCGCTTTGTGTGGACAGCAGTGGTTTATCGATTCGGAATCCCTTGGGCAATAATTACAGACCACGGGAGGCAGTTCGACAACAAACGCTTCAAAAAGTTATGTTCGGACTTATCTATTAAGCTCGTGTCCGCATCAGTAGCGCAACCCCAGAGCAATGgacaggtagagaacatgaaccgAACGATATGGCACGGGTTGAGGACGCGACTCGAGTCTATGCAAGGTAGATGGGTAGAGGAACTCCTTTCACTCATAtgggcataccacaccaccaagaggGAGGCAATAGGGGAAACTCCTTTTATGCTCCCCTTCGGCACAGAAGCGGTCATCCCAGCAGAGGTAGGGATACCCTCCTGACGAAGGCAGTACTTTAGCGAGCAAACCAACAACGAAGAGCTCAGATCAGAAATAGACCTACTagaagagagacaggatcaggcgagtCTAAAAGTTGCAGCATACCAGCAGAACGTAGCTAGGTACTACAACAAACGCGTCAAAGTACAAAATTTCCAGCCGGGAGACTTAGTCCTAAGGAAGGTGCGGAATAACCCGTCCGAGTCAAggtcgcacaagttaaagccAAACTGGGAGGGCCCATATAGAGTCACAACCGAGATAAAGCAagggacatacaagttggaagatgtaggggggGAAAGAGATTAACAACACATGGAATTCagaaatgttaaaaaaatattattcttaAAAAGCGCTTCTTGGAATGCTATAATAAAAGTATCAATTACAATAGTTGTACTACGtcaataaagtttgaaaaattaCAAGTTCAGTTCCTACAGACTAGTTTGCTTTACTTCCCTCTCCAGCTTCCTCCTCCTCTCCCTCCTCATCCTCGTCCAGATCTTCGGTGGATTCCGAACTCTCATTGCCATAACCATGTGAGCTCACACCATCCAACAGAAGCTCGGGGTATTTGGTTTTGACTTGGTCCCGGTACCTCCTGAATCCCACCCGATATGCTTTGGAAGTATCAATGACGAACTGGTTGGAGTCCTTGTACTCCTTTACTGCAGTTTGAGCAGTAGTAGCAGCGGCAGCTTCCCTGGCAGGTAACTCCTCCCTACGAAGGTGCTCAATCTCGACTTGCAGAACCCGCTCAAGGACCTCGGCCTCGCGCATTTCGTTCTAAGCAACAACGTACTTCTCCCTGCTGTCCAAGGTCTGCCGGTACATCTCGGCAACCTTCTCCTCCTGGGCCAAAGCCATCGTCGCCAGCTGAGGGAGAACACAAAAACACAGAACAGTCAACAAAACTATGTATAAGGGGAGAAGAATGAAGCCAGTTGAAGAATATACACTTGGTATGAGGTGTGGTGGATCTTCACAGAAAAAGCGTCAGGAAGAGTACACTGGGCCTGCACAAAATCCTCAGCGTGCATCGCCCGACGGAGAGCAGAGGCAGAACGGGTCGGATCGTGAAAAATCGCTTTAGTAAAAGGCTGAGGAATCGGAGGAGGAGCAGTGTTGATCTCTTCTTGATGGACACCTGAATCACTTGTAGCAGGTGCATCCCTTTGGGAAGATTCCCCCTCAATCTCCCTTCTTTTTTTCCTACTCCTGCTCACCCTCTACATTCTGGCTTCTCTCATAAGAGATTCATATCTGGTTAAGTCCATATCTGCAAGGGTAGAGAGAAAAAGAGTTAAAACTAACAATAGAGATAATATCAGAATACATATAGAAATCAGAGGCGATGAGAGACTTGAGGAAACGGGGTTGATCCCCCACTGAATGAGGACACGCTCTTGGAGCAACTCCTTATGAGGGACAATACCTTGCTCGCCAAGGGCTCGAAGTTCTTTCAAGATGGTCTGCTCGTCGGGTGAAAGCCTTGAAAGAAGGTGGTGCACCCGAACCACAAAGGAAAAGGGACAAAAAGAAAAAGTTGAGTCAGCGGATAACCTACTGGTAGCCCTGAAGAAGAAGGTGGAGAAGGGAGAGAcacgttaccatcaagaggagaagaccagaccAAAGAGCCTTTGTAGTTCAACTCCCCCGAAGCAAAGAAGTAACGAGACTTCCAGTTATGTATGGAAGAGCTGCCTGGCGAAAAAAGCTTATAGtctggtagagagttgaaataatacaACTCCTTCTCTACAGAATGTGTTCACATCTGGAAACAACTCCTAAAGAGAGGAACTATTGGCTGGTGGCCGAGGCAAAGCAGAAGGACAGAAAAACAGCTCGGCCcgagcaactcttcaaagagctcggacgaaGCGGCTCGACACAAACAGCTTGGCAAGACAGCTTGGCAAAAAAAATTGGCTTGAGCAACTCTTCAAGGAGCTTAACAAAGCACCTCGACACGGATAGCTCGGACAAAACAGTTCGGCAAGACAGCTCGGCAAAAAAGCTCGGCCcgagcaactcttcaaagagcttGACGAAGCAGCTCGGCACGGTTAGCTTGGACAAAACAACTCGGCAAGACAGCTCGACAAGACAGctcggcaaaacagctcggcccgagcaactcttcaaagagctcggacaaaacagcTTGGCACGAACAGCTCGGACAGCTCAGCACAAGTTGCTCAGCACCTCGTTCagtaaaccaaaaaaaaaaggagaagagaggagaaagagagagaagagagaagaaaaaggagaagaaaaggaAACAAATATAGATTAGGAACATTAAACCGAGATGCAGAcaaacaattattcaaaattctttccaaaaatttgaaactgagggggggacaactgatacgcccaaaataatctaACCTATGAGGGCAGGTCAATGCTCATCTTGCACCTTCTCTGGGTTTGACATCCAGACGAgtaatcagctccaacccaataaagaggaggagagatccacgccagcggctttaatagccgagtaataggtgcacgcacttatggctggagagcgattcacgcccccgcgcAATAAATTCGAGCCAACCTACGGTCAACTTGAGCTCCTATAAGAAGAGACTCGGAGAAAAGGCCAAGGTAAGTGATTCAACACAATTATACtattgcattcagcctctctaaaagcattcctcttacttaggcatcggagtgatcccccggagtacaccccgggtcctccaagcctttcttttcttcctctttcaggtcaacgggaGTCGAAGGAGTATCCCTACTATTTTTACCCTACAACAATATTTGGTAATCGaggaaagtgagaaaaaaaataccaaatccaaaaaataaaattttgattttacacttgctatttagtttttcttaatttttaatcgtattaaaacaaactttcatttttaataatatttaatagagaaggaaaatggAAGGGAAAATgggtttccttcttattttcctttcttttccttttttcaaacaaaattctTGACCCAAACAAACCCTTAAAAAGTCAAAACATATGTTTACATTTGTTctcttctaaaaaaatatttattgacCATTAATCTTACAATTTTTagattcttaattttatttttattattttttgattgatttcaGATTAtgcattttataataaaataaaataaaaattcttgtcACTATTGTCGAGTCCAAAAATAAATTCTTGTAAATACTACTTTTACCATACAATGATGTGAAGACGTAAAAAATACTTTAATTGAAAAGAGTATCTAGACTTCATTGGAGTTAATGATTTCAACCTTTTGACTagtgatgtttttatttttaatttcatccCTGTATTCCAAGAGTATCTTTGACACTTCAaattcataattaattttatttattattcttttaatttttactaATTAAGATTATAAATTTCATAATAAAAACTCTTAAAATGTTTTGTCAAGTCTATAATTACTTTAATTGGTCTTACAAGCAATGGCCGCTACCCGATCtaactaaaagaaagaaatcagtTCCTTGTAAACACAATTTTCACTGCTGaagaatatatatttaaaaaatgttcTTGTTGAAAAAGATTTTGACATCATATCATATGTATGATTGTGATAATTTATATTTCTTTCTTAATTTAGAGTTGTCATTCttcattattaaaaaatatatataattatcatcctttcaattttttttttgtaataataaaagtattgtattttttttttttttttgttccaatAGGTTTTTTAGTCAAAATTATGATCCAATTATTTTTGATAGCTGATTTTGACTTCcaatttttattgaatttattataatataaaatacacaacaggatttttttttttttttt
This window contains:
- the LOC131159847 gene encoding transcription factor bHLH157-like isoform X1, giving the protein MGTTALRHLLKSLCDNSHWTYAVFWKLKNQTEMILTWEDGYHDYPKRGEFIEIVSDELFNNGNEMHSTNYERSARDRNSSGYPVGLTLADMTCLQYTLGEGLVGGVAYSGSHCWVLYDGTFSEEFSSKFFSKYPNEWLLQFAAGIKTILLVPVVPHGVVQLGSLEMVAEDLALVGYIKESFNAIQAQPPSSQMSVMVGSLDKLSDTTTSLLNGMQCEDMKVADGIKQTANEFSTKNLVAPLFIRQDVQSENAPEIIGSPRKNNFDVLSVSFTEVSTLLNQFINASESEVMGSSMFKLSCLEEEFHAFSECSNYNLAMFGESSTENLNFYYGGDMMEESYGSKVAGEACYRKVSNSFNFPTYCELHKALEPAFHRQINGYLQESLVFGEDACSSSSLINNKDLDKGIKPLALESSEWFTERGDGKHLLEAVVANINGGSDGATSNRVNKIWPSTSLLGQFANSQPNSQSEGGSLMGDDYVPESQVTSAFVASGRNPSSNSSISASSFKSMVSTLIDEEPQKKRHGLAQSKKLYNVKKIKAKTGASHKPRPRDRQMIQDRVKELRELVPNGAKCSIDCLLDQTIKHMMFLRSVTVQAEKLRQWTSEETASQKWKSSAVGDGCKNGTSWAFELGSDFEACPIVVEDLKYPGYLLIEMLCNEHGLFLEIAQVIRSLQLTILKGVMESRLNNKWAHFIVEVSRGFHRMDVFWPLMSLLQRKPKSISSKM
- the LOC131159847 gene encoding transcription factor bHLH157-like isoform X2, whose product is MGTTALRHLLKSLCDNSHWTYAVFWKLKNQTEMILTWEDGYHDYPKRGEFIEIVSDELFNNGNEMHSTNYERSARDRNSSGYPVGLTLADMTCLQYTLGEGLVGGVAYSGSHCWVLYDGTFSEEFSSKFFSKYPNEWLLQFAAGIKTILLVPVVPHGVVQLGSLEMVAEDLALVGYIKESFNAIQAQPPSSQMSVMVGSLDKLSDTTTSLLNGMQCEDMKVADGIKQTANEFSTKNLVAPLFIRQDVQSENAPEIIGSPRKNNFDVLSVSFTEVSTLLNQFINASESEVMGSSMFKLSCLEEEFHAFSECSNYNLAMFGESSTENLNFYYGGDMMEESYGSKVAGEACYRKESLVFGEDACSSSSLINNKDLDKGIKPLALESSEWFTERGDGKHLLEAVVANINGGSDGATSNRVNKIWPSTSLLGQFANSQPNSQSEGGSLMGDDYVPESQVTSAFVASGRNPSSNSSISASSFKSMVSTLIDEEPQKKRHGLAQSKKLYNVKKIKAKTGASHKPRPRDRQMIQDRVKELRELVPNGAKCSIDCLLDQTIKHMMFLRSVTVQAEKLRQWTSEETASQKWKSSAVGDGCKNGTSWAFELGSDFEACPIVVEDLKYPGYLLIEMLCNEHGLFLEIAQVIRSLQLTILKGVMESRLNNKWAHFIVEVSRGFHRMDVFWPLMSLLQRKPKSISSKM